A window of the Lolium perenne isolate Kyuss_39 chromosome 7, Kyuss_2.0, whole genome shotgun sequence genome harbors these coding sequences:
- the LOC127313597 gene encoding serotonin N-acetyltransferase 2, chloroplastic, translated as MQQPQVQPRPSARGFLRAAVTFKPRNPFLPHRPAASAGIGVQLTVSDTELASRGFDVRRTAEGLDVAALNQVFARVGFPQRQEERLRRALEHSEVAWLASAATGRPVAFARAAGDGVFNAVVWDVVVEPSCQGLGLGRAVMERLVAELRRKGVGNIVLYAEPRVVGFYRPLGFAMDPDGIRGMAYYRSKQKTAAQ; from the coding sequence ATGCAACAACCGCAGGTGCAGCCTCGCCCCAGCGCGCGCGGCTTCCTCCGTGCCGCCGTCACGTTCAAGCCCAGGAACCCATTCCTCCCGCACCGTCCGGCCGCGTCCGCCGGGATCGGCGTCCAGCTGACGGTGTCGGACACCGAGCTAGCATCCCGCGGCTTCGACGTGCGGCGCACCGCGGAGGGCCTGGACGTGGCGGCCCTGAACCAGGTGTTCGCGCGCGTGGGGTTCCCGCAGCGGCAGGAGGAGCGGCTGCGGCGCGCGCTGGAGCACAGCGAGGTGGCGTGGCTggcgtcggcggcgacgggccGTCCCGTGGCGTTCGCGCGCGCGGCCGGCGACGGGGTGTTCAACGCGGTGGTGTGGGACGTGGTGGTGGAGCCGTCGTGCCAGGGCCTCGGGCTCGGCCGCGCCGTCATGGAGCGGCTCGTGGCGGAGCTCCGGCGCAAGGGCGTCGGCAACATCGTGCTCTACGCCGAGCCCAGGGTGGTGGGCTTCTACCGCCCGCTCGGGTTCGCCATGGACCCCGACGGCATCCGGGGCATGGCGTACTACCGCAGCAAGCAGAAGACTGCTGCACAGTGA